A single genomic interval of Zingiber officinale cultivar Zhangliang chromosome 4A, Zo_v1.1, whole genome shotgun sequence harbors:
- the LOC121972262 gene encoding uncharacterized protein DDB_G0271670-like, with protein sequence MAMEVAEQFSDDSFSYSWSMTIDSSAVDPSASHASLDRRDGTGALIDVDPFDFDVLPLAGEPCAAPALVHADQIIADGRLLPLVHLPKRSTVGSSPSETPVLLRSPSVDSSDSLASRSNRSLSCRSYMEIGRSSNSSTLGSNPSSSSSSSSSSTSGSGRSSREKKALRYLCFLQPFYKTRRSSGKTWSSSWLPRKSGDAISGSHRSNMTAADVDTETAIHEAVLHCKNSLGKL encoded by the coding sequence ATGGCGATGGAGGTTGCGGAGCAGTTCTCCGACGATAGCTTCTCCTACAGCTGGTCGATGACCATCGATTCGTCCGCCGTCGATCCCTCTGCCTCTCATGCCTCCCTCGACCGACGGGACGGCACGGGGGCCCTCATCGACGTGGACCCCTTCGACTTCGACGTCCTTCCTCTCGCCGGTGAACCGTGCGCTGCGCCGGCTCTGGTCCACGCTGATCAGATCATTGCCGACGGCCGGCTTCTCCCGCTTGTTCACCTGCCCAAGCGTAGTACCGTGGGATCATCTCCCTCAGAAACTCCTGTGCTACTGCGGTCGCCTTCGGTAGACTCGTCCGATTCCTTGGCCTCCCGGAGCAACCGGTCGCTCTCGTGCCGAAGCTATATGGAAATAGGACGGTCGTCGAATTCTTCGACTTTGGGTAGCAATCcatcttcttcaagttcaagctCGAGCTCATCGACGAGTGGAAGTGGTAGGTCCTCCAGGGAGAAGAAAGCGCTCAGGTACTTGTGCTTTCTGCAGCCTTTCTATAAGACGAGGAGATCAAGTGGCAAGACATGGAGCTCGTCCTGGTTGCCTAGGAAGAGCGGAGATGCCATCTCCGGGTCACACCGGAGCAACATGACGGCGGCTGATGTGGATACCGAGACGGCGATTCACGAAGCAGTCCTCCATTGCAAGAACTCTCTTGGCAAGTTGTAG